The Rosa rugosa chromosome 3, drRosRugo1.1, whole genome shotgun sequence sequence CTCCATCCAAAATTGTAATCTATGTACATCAAAAAATTGCTTCAGTTCCACTAATCATTATAGTTTAGTTTGGGCCATAAATCTCTACGATGTAATGGTGTTGAATGAATCGATCTTTGTGGACAgcaatatatttcttttctgaaaaaaaaaaaaaaacaaaaaaaaaacttggtaaGGGTGATAGCTTTTATGAGATGTCAGCTTTGCTCCTATAGAGAAACACTCTATACGTAGGTCAAAATCAGGGCAAGAATTGCACTTGATTTGGATCTTCCCCGTAATGTCTTTATTGCAATAATTGTAGTGATAAGCCCTTTTTCCTTCACTCTTCCCCTGACCTGGGTCCAAAAGAGTACAGAGAATCAGAAACAAAACTTAAAGAAAACAACAAGACAACTTCTTCATAATTCTCATCTCAGAATTCTTCAGAATCATGTATAGATTTTGTTGCATTCACAACTTCGTTTATACATTCAATCAAAGATGCATTTTTGTTATTATGACATTCTGTTCAtatatttgttattattcaatgGTCTTTTGTTGTACTTGACATTCAGTTCTTGTGGTTCAATGTTGATAGACACGCAGCAGCAGGGTCTCTAGTTTTAAATCGGTTTCTTTTTCCATTACTAGGAATCGCTTCCCATCTCTGACTTCAAGACCTGGACGCTTTCAAGTTTCCTATTCGGTAGGTTATATCATTGTAATACTACCGtgactcttcttctttttatggTTGCCTCAACAATGTCATAGATAAATTTTTACATTCTTGGATTTTAATCAATAGGTCCAGTTTAATTGTTTGGGTAGTAGCTTTTTGTTCATTGTGCTTCTGTAATGACAAGCAACACTCATTTTATTTTCTGCTGCAGTTTAAAACATCCATTAGTTAAAAAGGCTGCTCATCTTCAAGTTAGCAGTGAAGAATTTGGAATTAATTTTGGCAATCCAAAGCCAAGAGCTTGATATTACCAGGTTAGTACTTCATCCCCATTTTTATATTTCTTCTATTTTCATTTATTATGGAAGAAGTACTAAGTTTATCTGTGGCAATGTAATATGGctatgctattttttttttattgatgtaCATTAGTCTTTTAGAGTTGACACTTGTTTATCTTAAATAAAAAGACATTATTTAATTTACGTAAAATATAACTTGCACAAGACATGCATACATATTCTGATGTAGCTTAATGAAACCAAGACAAACTTCTAAATAATGGAAAAATTCATTAACACAAATATGTATAATAAATAAACCTTTAGCCTTTGACATACATAAACTTGACTCAatgttttgtttgattgatctAGAAAACTTGCATCTCACTATGGATAAGAGTTGGATAAACTTAGGCAACAGATGGTCAAAGAGGGTTATTGATGGTTATGAAGACTTTCTGAAGTTTGCATACACCAATAAGAATGAAAGTGAACTAATAAGCTGTCCATGTAGAAAATGTTGCAATCGGCCCATTTATTTGGCCAAAGAAACTGTGCGAAAACATCTCAAAGATAATGGGTTCTTGAGAAAGTATACGAATTGGATTTACCATGGAGAATCTCCAATTACTACTAACCATGCCAACTCTGAAATTGAAACCGAAGTTGATTTAAATGTCCAAGATGATATGTTTGAAATGCTGCATGAAGCTATGGGCATTCCAAATATGGGTGAAACTGATGATCCTCCATCAGATGCTCCCCAAGTTGGCCCAAACCAAACTACTTCTCATTTTTTAAAGCTGTTGGAAGGTGCACAACTTCCACTATATCCGGGCTGTAAACGCTTTACTGCGTTATCATTCATTGTTCGAATGATGCATAATAAAGTGTTACATGGGTGGTCAGATAAATCATTCACGGGGTTACTCAAGAACTTGGCTAGTGCTTTCCCGGAGGGTGTGTTACTTCCCAAGTCCTACTATGAGGCTAGAAAGATAACAAAAGATTTAGGTTTCACCTATCAAACTTGGGATGCATGTAGGAACAACTGCATGTTGTTCCGAAATGATGACATAAACCTTGATGAATGTAAAGTATGCAAGAAGTCTAGATGGGAAGACAAAAAAGACTCTACAGCTGATGTTGGAACTagcaaatctaaaaaaaaagcAGTAAAACAAGTTAGATACTTTCCTCTGAAGCCACGGTTGAAAAGGCTGTTTATGTCATCAAAAACAGCAAAACTAATGAGATGGcatgcagaagagagaaaaaatgatGGTGTTTTTAGGCATCCTGCCGACTCTATGGCTTGGAAAGACTTTGATACTAAGAATTCTGACTTTTCTAATGAGATTCGAAATGTGAGGCTTGGGTTAGCATCTGATGGGTTCAACCCATTTAGGACAATGAATATAGTTCATAGCACTTGGCCGGTGATTGTGTTTCCCTATAACTTACCTCCTTCATTGTGCATGAAGCAGCCATTTCTATTTTTGTCACTGCTTATTGATGGTCCTAAAGGACCAGGTGACAAGATTGATGTTTATATGCAGCCATTGATAGAAGAGTTGTTAGAATTATGGGAGAGAGGTGTAGAAACATGGGATGCATCAAGCAATGAAATGTTTACATTGCATGCTTCCTTATTGTGGACTATTAATGATTTCCCGGCCTATGCAAATCTGTCCGGGTGGAGTACAAAAGGTCAGTATGCTTGTCCATGTTGCAACTCAGAAACTGACTCTTGTTGGTTGAGTAATGGTAAGAAGCATTCTTATGGGGGTCATCGTCGGTGGCTGCCCAATGGCCATAGGTTCCGAAAGGATGGAAAGAATTTTAATGCTAAACTTGAATTTAGAGCAAAGCCTAACCCATTGTCTGGAGTTGATTTGTTGAGACAAATAGAATCTGAAGGTATTGTCACCGAATACAAAAGAGAGGATCTCCtaacaaggaaaagaaaaccagCAGCTGTAGAAGTAGATgctcatggaaaaaaaaaacgaaaaccACATAATTGGAAGAAAAAAAGTATCTTCTTTGAGTTGCCTTATTGGAAGCACAATTTGATACGTCACAATCTTGATGTGATGCATATAGAGAAGAATGTTTGTGACAATGTATTGTGGACCATATTAGGAGATGCAAAAAGTAAGGACAGCTTGAATTCTAGACGGGATCTGCAAGAAATGAACATTAAAAATCATTTGCATTTGAAGATTGATGAATCTGGTAAACCCAAGGCACCTgatgcagagtttgagatgaaaaacAATGGCAAAGACTTATTTCTAAATGTAATTCATGAATATAGAGCACCAGATGGGCATGCCTCTAACATTTCGCGACGTGTGCGTTTGCAAGATAGGACCATGGGAGGTTTAAAGAGCCATGATTGTCACATTCTTGTTCAAGAGTTGATTCCATTAGCTATAAGAAAATCCTTGCCCAAAAATGTGGTTGAAGTATTGATTGATTTGAGCAATTTTTTTAAGCAATTGTGCTCAAAAACAAACTGTGCAGCAGACTTGGAAAAAGCACAAGAGGGAATTGTGTTAACAATTTGTAAGCTGGAAAAAATATTTCCACCCTCGTTCTTTGATGTAATGGAGCATTTACCTATCCATTTGGCGGAGGAAGCACTTATTGGTGGTGCTGTTCAGTTTCGATGGATGTACCCAATTGAAATGTATCTCTTTACCTTGAAAGAATATGTGCGTAACCGAGCTCATCCAGAAGCTTCAATTGCCGAAGGTTACTTGATGGCAGAGTGTATGCATTTCTGTTCTCTTTATCTAAATGATGTGGAAACCAAGTCAAATCGTCCAAAGAGGAACAAGGATGGTGATGGGGAGAAACATGGGATTAAATTCAAGCTTACCAACATTGAATGGGTACAGGCTCATAGATGGATCTTGTTCCATACGGATGTTGTCACACCTTACTTAAGGTATGTGGTCCCACTAACTTGACAACAAATTATAATTACATTATATCCCTTTGCTTACAAACATTGTTTCCTTATCCTTACATCTGATTCTAACTTGCTAGTTTCTGACTTAAACAGAAAACATATTGCTGTCCTTAGAAGCCAGAACCCTCGTGCTGATGATCATCAAATTCAACGTATCCATTTTGACAGCTTCCATACATGGCTTTTCGATCATGTATGTTGAAAGTGTTCTTAAATACTTATGAGTTCAGACTTGCATTAGTATTTTCACTTATTAATTAGTATTGGTGGTGAAACAGGTCAAAAACTTGGAAAACACAAGTACTGCAGCTGTGCCTTTAGAAATCAGTGTATTAGCAAAAGGACCTAGTGATCAAGCAGTGAAGTTTAATTCATATAAAGTGAACGGATACAACTTTCGTGTTAAAAAACTTGATGATCAAAAGGAAACACAGAATAGTGGTGTAACTTTGAAGGCAGGTACCATGAGTGTTGCTAGTCGGAATGACAAGCATCCTCGTGTTGATCCTTTGGCTTACTATGGACAATTGATTGATATTGTCAAAATCAGTTACTCAGAAGATTTAAAATTTGACTTGTTTAAGTGTGATTGGATTGACACTGCATTAGGGACAAAACAAGACTGTTTTGAGTACACTTTGGTCAACTTTAAGCATTTGTTGTACAAACATGATCGAGTGGGTAATGAACCTTTCATTTTGGCATCCCAAGCACATCAAGTTTATTATGTTCCTGATCCATTGGAGAAAGATTGGTTAACTGTTGTCATATCCCCTGCAATAGAGTTATCTGATGCTGATAGTTACCCTGAAGCTGACCCATATATGTTGCTGGAAGTTGATGAAAATTCAGCAGCTTTGAATGATTCAGAATGATAGAATGAGATCATTTatgttttctttgcttttgtgTATTTGAATGGAAAACAATGTCACTTTTGGTGTAATATAATATCCACTAATTAATATTAACATGGTCTGTTTATGCATTTTTTGTGCATTATCAGAATGATAGGTGCTACTTTATGTTCTATAGCTAGTTCATATTTATGTTTATGGTTTGTTTCATCATGTCTAAGTACAGGTCATTAAGATGAAGAGAACAAGACAAGGAGGCCGACCTCGTACCATGTCTCAACTCTTGGAAGAAACTTCATCACGTTCTGGAAGCACAGGTCGCAGCGCAAACGAATCAGCACAGCTAACTCCTACAGCACCAGCAGGTATACCCATTTATACTTATTAAATTAAGGAACAAATTATTGTGCTGCCGGCCTCCTCATAATATTATATTATGTTAATGTCATATCTGAATAGTGGAAGAGCAAGTCAATACGccaacaagtaaagccacacgAGGACAGAGCAAAGGCATTCCAGAATGGAATACAGGTGTCAAAGTACATGTTCAATTTAATGGAATCAATTTCCAGCCGGTGGGAGAAAGGGCAGGTCAGCTTAAGTCACAATTGGGTCAGATAGTTCGAAATGGCCATAGAGTTCCACTAAATATTCTTGACTGGAAGAAAGTTGGTAATGATGTGAAGGAAGAAATTTGGGAAGAGGTTAAGGTACATGAAAATCAATACTACTATTTGTTACATGTGTAAATTTCTTGTATGGCACTAATGTTATCTTAATTGTAGAAAAACTTGGTGGAAGTCCCTGAAGGTTATAAATCAGTATGCTTGGAAAATTGTAATTTGCTTTGGAAGGACCATAAGAGCAAAACAAAATCGTTTCACTATGTGCCCAATAAGGACGATCCTGAACTTAGTTCTAAAAATCCTCCACATATTGTTGCAGAGCAATGGTCTGAGCTTGTTGCATATTGGAGTAGTGAGGATGCAAAGGTAAAATACACAACTAAGTACATATGTATGGTGAGCTTCACAAGTTATTTTAACACCTTGAATTTGAAAACGTTGCAGGTGATAGCAGAAAGAAATTCAGTGAACCGAGAGCTGCGTGGCCCATGTCACAAGACCGGTAGAAAGCATTTTGCCCAAGTGCGATATGAGGTACTAATTTCAGATGTTTGGATCATTGTTTCTTTAATCCCATAAATTGCTTTCTATAATTGAAACATGACCAAAATTTTATTCAACAGATGGAAAAAGCTGGAGAACCAGTTGATAAGTTTAGTGTCTGGAAGAGAACACGTGACTTAAATGATCACCTTGTGCAAGAGTTCATTGTAAACCACAGTTTTTGACGCTTAGACACAGACACACACACCTATATATGTGTATATCAGATTCATTTgtgattattattaattttagtTTGTCAGTTCAGTTACTGTTATTTAAATGTACGTAATGCAGAAATCATATGAGGAGAAACTTAGAAAGGAGTCAGAGGAGGATCAGAACTTGACTAGTGTTAAAGATCGAATTTTCCACTCTTTGATGGGAGATGATGGTCATGGGTATTGTCGTACTTTTGGAGCTGGTGTGCCTCGTAATCTAGTATATCCAAAGGAATCAAATATATCTCAAAGCACAGATGATCTCGTACAAAAAATCACTGAACAAGTGCGTCAAGAGTTTCAACTGCAGCTTCAGCAACTACATGCTCGAATTGATTTTCTGCAGAATAAGGACAGTAGCACAGAGTCTCCTAAACAGGTTGAGTACAAACTTAATATGCAGATATATGGTTTATAAATTAGACTTTTGTCAATTGTATTACTACTTGCACTAACTTAAATttattatgtgtatatatatgtattatatattTCTTAGGTTGCTGATGCAACTAGCGGGCATGAAAATTTGAGGGAGTCTATAGGAGATGAAATAACTCCGAATGCAAATAGTGACCAGCCATTGTTGGAGCAGAATTCTCCAGTAACATCCCCTTCACAAAATGGATCTGAAAGGGTAATTCTCTTATAAATTTAGGCAATTGCTACAATCTTCTTCTATTAATTGTTTATATTGCTCTTACATATTGTATTTCTAGTTGATGCTTGACATTATCATAAACATGAGTTATAATTGGCTTGCTTGCAAATGGTTGTTGTTTCTGGCTAGTTATTGAGGTCTATACTTATGATTTTTTATGTCCTTTCACCTGGAAATTGGTTATGTTTGTGTTTCAAATGTTTGATTATGTATTTGTTTGTGACTTTGAGCTCTGTAGCTTGTTGTGGTTTTCACCGAAGGATATTGATGAACTTGTTTTTGCTGTATGGTTGTTGAGTATGATTAGatctgtgattttttttttttaagattgtTAGTTCGTTCAAGTTGATTTACTACTGGGTCAGCTTGATTTTGCCTTTTTGAAATTTACAGTTTGAGTAAAGAAAAAGTATTTTCAGATGAGGAAAGTTATAAAGCCATATGTGGATGATGTAGGAAGATATGTTCTGAGCTATGTTTTTGAAACTGTTTTGTGGTTTGGTTTTCAAAATTTAGATAGACTTTTTGGATTGTGCTTCATTATCTGGTTTGTGGATTTGATTAGTTCCATGTGACTATTTCCGTTGAAGCCATATTAATAGGTGTTGCTTTGTTGATATATTTATCTCAAATGGTTTTGTTGTCTATTTGGGTAATGATGAAGCAGCTATATTTTCTGTGATTCCAGCTACCATGTAACTACACTCAGCCATATTAATTAATAGGTGttgcttttcttttccattcatGAAAGGCTTTTCATTGTTTTGGTTATGATAGATTATTGTTAACAACCCCTGGTTGTGTTATACTACTTGCTAAAGATGATATTGAGttgagatgatctttaaatatATGAGGGTTAGGTGTTTTGACTATCTGTTACTATTGAGGTTCATTAATGTCTtaatgtttttggttttgtttgtacAGAAACCATCATGATACTCTTTGTTGTCTATCTTGCCTATTGGACATTAAGCTAACATTGGTTTTTATATGTTGATATTACAGGTTCTCATGGCAAAAAGAGCAAAGCAAATGAAAGCAAGTGCAAAGCTCACAAAATGACAAAGTAAAATGATGCACTTGTgattgttgttttattttaagAGTGCTTATTATAATGTTCAATACTTACAAATGACATTATTTTCTCTTTAgtatttgtatttgtatttgaaTATGCTACAATGAGTCAATGGATATGTTTAAGTATATTATTCATGAATTAATGTTAATTTCTTATTTGATTTAATAGATCCAAATATTTAATGGCttaactattattattattattcatttgtttaattttgtggaaatgggctaaataataataaataaataaaactggCATTTGCGATGGCGATTTCGGCGTCGCAATTGGTatgaaaatatataattttatctatttattaaaaaaaattaattaaaaaatataaatatatttgcgacggcaaactaACCGTAGCAACAAATTTGGCGGTAATTAAGGTTTTGGCGGTTATTTTCAAAATGTATACATTGCGACGGCATCATAGCCGTCGCAAATACCTCCACATGGACTACCCTGATGAGGACTTTGCGACGGAAGCTTGGGTAGCAAATTGCCGAAGCAAAATAATAACTGAAGCGACGGCAAcagttttccgtcgcaaatacctTTTGCAACGGCAatttaccgtcgcaaatggatcttgtgacgccacctattgcaacgctaacatttccgtcgcaaatgCTCAATTTGCCGTCGCGAAAAGTATTTGCTACGGCAAAATGCTTATTTGCCGTCGCAAACTGCCGTCgcaattgaagttttttttagtagtgaatTAGTTCATTGTTATCACCGTAAGGAACAAGAGGCCAATGAGGTTCACAGTATTGGTTTATATCCTTCCAGTGATGATTAACGACGGATTGAACGAGATCTTTGTTCTCGTATGACAGCTTAGCCGCTTTGTATCTTGTATCCTCAGGTTTGATGCtcttgtgagtcttgtctaatTCAATTCTCCTGTCAAGATTCCCCGACACTGATGTCGATAATAATGAATCCGGCTCGACCACCTCTCCTGCACACCAATGTTTAAAACTAAGTTGAATGGTttatgtaagatcaaatatggacataacacatatcatcataaagtaattgatgattagcttaatatcaatcctagtttaacatggatacaaacagtgaatcaatactagtgacttaatgaagtagtgtatcaattcattaaggatagtaatccattgcttagtctacaagaaagactacaagttgtgatacattaggaatctaaccgtgaaacctaaaccgacaaggaatgctttaatgggaagcttcttgaggtttaagtctcatatatatacagatgaattggtccctgattactaccacgactattgcataagttctgtccattaagaagcaagttggtaagtaacagaagaccacattcagtgatcgagttaagtagctgcataagatggaatccatgccagtgattgctgaaggtaagtcttgatcccttttatgattgttgtgcatatgttgtgagcatgtatatggttttacaattggtatcagagcataggctcacaaatatgaaaaatcgttttagggttttgcaaaacaaacataaattttttttaagggtttttgctttacgggtcaagtaattgatcaggttactgaccaagtcactggtcatgtaactgatcaggtacctgaccaagtaagtaactgaccaggtaactgaccaagtaactggtcaggtacctgatcaaggtaagttacttaagtcgactgctgcatctggttaattataaaattcacgcttccgctatgattttttagcagcaaattgggaaaaaagcaaaaacaggtttttctgtgagattgattttgattcatagcatgataattgaatttttgattgtgcccaagaaccctaattgcattcccggcgtgcgttaggctagagtagatggtgaccggatgaaatttacaatttcttgattgttctgtggtttcttggaatcgaatcaattttggttatgcttgaatatacatgttgaattgattgatgatatggtattgtatctgtgattgtgtaaaattgtatgaagaacagaaatctcccagattttgtttacacgttgttaaagttgacagatacaagagcttaattttcttacaaggatgaatctggatagaatgtaaagtaaaagagctcatatgttttgtggttttctgttggcataagtgattatgatgcacaaagcatccttcattgatgttggcagaaaacattgatcaggtacgtgtaactgg is a genomic window containing:
- the LOC133735533 gene encoding uncharacterized protein LOC133735533, with the translated sequence MKRTRQGGRPRTMSQLLEETSSRSGSTGRSANESAQLTPTAPAVEEQVNTPTSKATRGQSKGIPEWNTGVKVHVQFNGINFQPVGERAGQLKSQLGQIVRNGHRVPLNILDWKKVGNDVKEEIWEEVKKNLVEVPEGYKSVCLENCNLLWKDHKSKTKSFHYVPNKDDPELSSKNPPHIVAEQWSELVAYWSSEDAKVIAERNSVNRELRGPCHKTGRKHFAQVRYEMEKAGEPVDKFSVWKRTRDLNDHLVQEFIKSYEEKLRKESEEDQNLTSVKDRIFHSLMGDDGHGYCRTFGAGVPRNLVYPKESNISQSTDDLVQKITEQVRQEFQLQLQQLHARIDFLQNKDSSTESPKQVADATSGHENLRESIGDEITPNANSDQPLLEQNSPVTSPSQNGSERVLMAKRAKQMKASAKLTK